The genomic stretch AGGCAGGCTACACCATAGCTGTCGCGACTAATCAATCGGGTGTGGGTCGCGGGTTTTATACTGAGGCAGAGTTAGCTGTTATCCACCAAAAATTGTTCGATAGCGTAAAAGCACTGGGAGGCAAGGTGGATAAGGTGTTTTACTGCCCCCATCTGCCTGAAGACCAGTGTAGTTGTCGTAAGCCAGGCATCGGTTTATTTGAACAAATTGCCGATTATTATCAACTCGATTTGCGGGGCGTAATAGCCATCGGTGATTCACTGCGGGATATTAAAGCAGCACTTAAAGTTGGTTGCGAGCCTATTTTAGTTTTAACTGGCAATGGTGAACAAACCCTGTTAAATAACCGTGAATTAGCCGATGAAATCCCGGTTTTTCCCGATTTATTAACCGCCGTGCAAAAATTATTACTGGAAAAACAGCATGTCTAAACCGAAACGCGTCTATAGCTGTCAGTCCTGTGGCGGACAGTTTTTACAATGGTCCGGTCAATGTGGCGAATGCCAAGCTTGGAATAGTTTATTAGAAGATAATGCTTCTCTTTCAGCACGTTCGCTGCCACGTGTAAATGGTTATGCGGCAGCCGATGCGAAAATAACCGATTTAAATAGCATACAGTTTAGTGAAGTGGAACGCTTTTCTTCGCGGATCAAAGAGTTGGATAGAGTACTCGGCGGAGGGATAGTCCCCGGTTCGGTGATACTGATGGGTGGCGACCCAGGTATAGGAAAATCGACCTTATTATTACAAAGTCTTTGTCAGCTCAGTGAGCATCATTCGGTGCTTTACATCACCGGGGAAGAATCACTACAACAAGTAGCCTTACGAGCCCAACGTCTAGAATTGCCATACAAGAAAATTCGTCTGCTGACTGAAACCCGAGTCGAAAGCATTTTAACGCATGCTTTACAAGAGAAACCGCAAGTTTTGGTGATTGATTCGATACAAACCATGCATACCGATTTACTGCAATCTGCACCAGGTGCAGTCGGCCAAGTCAGAGAAAGCGCCATGCAATTAACGCGTTTGGCCAAACAAACCGGCATTGCTATATTTTTGGTAGGGCATGTGACTAAGGATGGCGCACTAGCAGGACCTCGTGTTTTAGAGCATATGGTGGATACGGTTTTATATTTTGAAGGTGAAGCGGATAGCCGACATCGTTTGATACGATCGGTAAAAAATCGTTTTGGTGCGGTGAATGAATTAGGCGTGTTTGTCATGACTGAGAAAGGTCTGCGCGAAGTCAGCAATCCTTCGGCGATGTTATTGTCTCGATCCGGATTAACGGTTTCAGGGAGTTTAGTCACTGCCACGTGGCAGGGCAGTCGACCATTACTGGTCGAAGTTCAAGCTTTAGTTGATAACAGTCACTTAGGTAATCCGCGCCGCGTAACCGTAGGTTTAGAAAGTAATCGTTTAGCGATGTTATTGGCGGTATTGCATCGACATGCGGGTATTATGACGTATGATCAAGATGTCTTTATTAATGTCGTGGGTGGTGTGCGTTTATTAGAAACCAGTGCAGATTTACCGGTTTTACTAGCGGTATTATCGAGTTTACGCAATAAACCTTTTCCAGAAGATTGTTTGGTATTTGGCGAGGTTGGCTTATCCGGAGAAATCCGTCCTGTCCCGAATGGCCAAGAACGTTTACGTGATGCCGCTAAACACGGCTTTAAATCGGCGATTATTCCCAAGGCTAATATGAGTAAACAAACTATTCAAGGTATGACGGTTTTTCCCGTTGCGCAGTTAAGTGAAACCTTGGATATAGCGCGGCAGATCGCTCTTGTAGAAAGTGTAAAATAAGTTGAAAATAGAGGTAGGTTTAGAACAATTGATTTATATGTAGTATATAATTCCAGTTTAAAACGCAACGCGGCTCATTCAGAAAAATAATGTACGTTCAGATCGGAGTTTACTTGTGAAAATTTTAATGTTGGGAAATAGCCTACATAGCATGATCAAATTTCGCTGGGATATTATAAAATACCTAGCTAATAATCATTATCAAATTTATATCGTTTGCCCTCTAGACATTGAAAATTATAAGCTAGAATACCAACATAAAAATGTTTTTTTCTTGAATATTAATTTTTGCCGTTCCATTAATGTCGTCAAAGATTTAGTTACTTTAATTCAATTAAAAAAAATTATAAAAAAAATAAATCCAGAGGTCATTTATTCTTACTCGTTGAAATCCAGTTTTTTTTCTATGTTTGGTAACTGGAAAATACCCAATGTTTATTTTATTACCGGCATGGGTAGCAGTCTCATCAACAAATATAAATTTCTGATTGAGAAAATAATTTATACATTGACCCATAGTCGAAAATTAATCATTAAACATCCAGATTTTTTTATTTTTTTAAATAATGACGACAGAAATTACTTTATTGAAAAAAGGCTTTGTCAGAAAAAATACGCCATGGTTTTTCCTGGAGAAGGGGTAGATTTAGAATTTTTTAAATTTTCTCCTATTGATGAACATAAAAAACCTATATCTTTTTTATTCATTGGTCGACTCATTAGAGATAAAGGTATTATTGAGCTGATGAATGCCTGTAAACAGCTAAAAAGCAATCAAATTGAGTTTAATTGTACGGTTATTGCACCTTTTGATCATTATAATCCCTCTAGTTTACATACCATAAATTTAGATGATTTTCAAAAAGTGGGAATTCAATATTTTTCCTATGTTGACGATGTCAGAACTTACATTAAAGCTAGTGATGTGGTTGTTTTGCCGAGTTATTCCGAAGGAATGCCTCGAGTATTACTCGAAAGCATGGCGATGGGCAGGCCTATTATTACTACCGATACGCATGGTTGTAGGGAGTTGGTCAATCGTGATAACGGAATAGTAGTGAAAGTTAAAGATGTTCAAAGTTTGTATGATGCAATGGTTTGCATGTTAATGAAAAGCAAGAATGAAT from Rickettsiella endosymbiont of Miltochrista miniata encodes the following:
- a CDS encoding glycosyltransferase family 4 protein, which translates into the protein MKILMLGNSLHSMIKFRWDIIKYLANNHYQIYIVCPLDIENYKLEYQHKNVFFLNINFCRSINVVKDLVTLIQLKKIIKKINPEVIYSYSLKSSFFSMFGNWKIPNVYFITGMGSSLINKYKFLIEKIIYTLTHSRKLIIKHPDFFIFLNNDDRNYFIEKRLCQKKYAMVFPGEGVDLEFFKFSPIDEHKKPISFLFIGRLIRDKGIIELMNACKQLKSNQIEFNCTVIAPFDHYNPSSLHTINLDDFQKVGIQYFSYVDDVRTYIKASDVVVLPSYSEGMPRVLLESMAMGRPIITTDTHGCRELVNRDNGIVVKVKDVQSLYDAMVCMLMKSKNELRALGLAGYKKVKEYYSLSSVINNYQRLIDNRVNKE
- the radA gene encoding DNA repair protein RadA codes for the protein MSKPKRVYSCQSCGGQFLQWSGQCGECQAWNSLLEDNASLSARSLPRVNGYAAADAKITDLNSIQFSEVERFSSRIKELDRVLGGGIVPGSVILMGGDPGIGKSTLLLQSLCQLSEHHSVLYITGEESLQQVALRAQRLELPYKKIRLLTETRVESILTHALQEKPQVLVIDSIQTMHTDLLQSAPGAVGQVRESAMQLTRLAKQTGIAIFLVGHVTKDGALAGPRVLEHMVDTVLYFEGEADSRHRLIRSVKNRFGAVNELGVFVMTEKGLREVSNPSAMLLSRSGLTVSGSLVTATWQGSRPLLVEVQALVDNSHLGNPRRVTVGLESNRLAMLLAVLHRHAGIMTYDQDVFINVVGGVRLLETSADLPVLLAVLSSLRNKPFPEDCLVFGEVGLSGEIRPVPNGQERLRDAAKHGFKSAIIPKANMSKQTIQGMTVFPVAQLSETLDIARQIALVESVK
- the gmhB gene encoding D-glycero-beta-D-manno-heptose 1,7-bisphosphate 7-phosphatase, with product MAKNTPFIILDRDGVINFESKEYIKTPEEWLPIPGSLEAIALLTQAGYTIAVATNQSGVGRGFYTEAELAVIHQKLFDSVKALGGKVDKVFYCPHLPEDQCSCRKPGIGLFEQIADYYQLDLRGVIAIGDSLRDIKAALKVGCEPILVLTGNGEQTLLNNRELADEIPVFPDLLTAVQKLLLEKQHV